In a genomic window of Deltaproteobacteria bacterium:
- a CDS encoding helix-turn-helix domain-containing protein, producing the protein MDLMEIGTMLREARERKGLAIDEVEERVKIAQSVIVALEEGNKDRFPHPVYARGFVRSYANLLGLDAQELCAHFAREYPVPTDMEPHGDNQGPRITVRFHDSPRVPLVAWVALALGLVALGLGGWYAYDTFLGSGTKSVSIPASESVAPTTSTPSAPMTMQSPVQAPPLTQMQELTDAEANASAEAASVNATDVNASAPEAAPADSVVPGNAGAATPDDAAPEADTTGRRRMVVSAHSASWLQARADGKVTDYFLRKGESATLTFAQSLTIKFGNAGGVDLTLDGKAYPFEAKLGEVKTLEIK; encoded by the coding sequence ATGGATCTGATGGAAATTGGCACGATGTTGCGCGAGGCCCGCGAACGCAAGGGACTGGCCATCGACGAGGTCGAGGAACGGGTCAAGATCGCGCAGTCGGTCATCGTTGCCTTGGAAGAAGGCAACAAGGACCGGTTTCCGCATCCGGTGTACGCGCGCGGGTTCGTGAGGAGCTACGCCAATCTCCTGGGCCTGGACGCCCAGGAATTGTGCGCCCATTTCGCCCGGGAATACCCCGTCCCCACCGACATGGAGCCGCACGGCGACAACCAGGGGCCGCGCATCACGGTTCGGTTTCATGATTCGCCACGGGTACCCCTGGTCGCCTGGGTCGCCCTGGCCCTTGGCCTCGTGGCCCTGGGGCTGGGTGGGTGGTATGCGTACGACACTTTTCTCGGATCCGGGACGAAGTCTGTCTCCATCCCGGCTTCCGAGAGCGTTGCCCCCACGACGTCCACGCCGTCGGCGCCCATGACGATGCAGTCCCCGGTGCAGGCCCCGCCCCTGACGCAGATGCAGGAGCTCACCGATGCCGAGGCCAATGCCTCGGCCGAGGCCGCCAGCGTCAATGCCACCGACGTCAACGCTTCCGCGCCGGAAGCCGCGCCCGCGGACAGCGTCGTGCCCGGGAACGCCGGCGCGGCCACGCCGGATGACGCGGCTCCAGAGGCCGACACAACCGGCCGGCGCCGCATGGTCGTCTCCGCGCATTCCGCCAGTTGGCTCCAGGCCAGGGCCGATGGCAAGGTCACGGACTATTTTTTGCGCAAGGGAGAGTCGGCCACGCTGACCTTCGCGCAATCCCTGACCATCAAGTTCGGCAACGCGGGCGGGGTGGATCTGACCCTGGACGGAAAGGCCTATCCGTTCGAGGCCAAGCTGGGCGAAGTCAAAACCCTGGAGATCAA